A single genomic interval of Candidatus Obscuribacterales bacterium harbors:
- a CDS encoding serine/threonine-protein kinase — MRESLHSLGDCVADRYQLTRLLGQGGMGSTYAADDLATQQAVAIKVVSLQQSADWKTLELFEREAKVLQSIDHPQIPDYLDYFHVDTESDRRFYLVQELAPGVSLADWVARGWRTDEAGVKDMAKQLLDILNYLHWLTPPVVHRDIKPRNVLRCDDGRLYLVDFGAVQAVYGNKLTHGGTFVGTYGYMPPEQFRGKAYFASDLYALGATLMFVLTGRSPADLPQRRMTIDVRDCVHVSPGFTHWLEKILEPAVEDRFHSAQEALTALHLPAPKAIEVVPRTLRPVGSRLAIARQPDRLDIQIPPPRLKTAIAPVLIITGLLLAIALSLDFYLGAILLLLLPLWILAAGPNSRRTLTLTREAFTREWQGFGLNGRYIGSCDRLIDDSASSHSLSLPAALLGTPFQQRLWLLGLTAAEQQWLAAEVKAFVRDLG, encoded by the coding sequence ATGCGTGAATCTCTTCATAGCTTGGGCGATTGCGTCGCCGATCGCTACCAACTCACCCGTCTCCTAGGCCAAGGCGGCATGGGCAGCACCTACGCGGCGGATGATTTAGCAACCCAGCAAGCGGTGGCCATTAAAGTCGTCTCGCTGCAGCAATCTGCCGACTGGAAAACCCTAGAACTTTTTGAACGGGAAGCCAAGGTGCTGCAAAGTATTGACCATCCTCAAATTCCCGACTACCTTGACTATTTTCATGTCGATACCGAGAGCGATCGCCGCTTTTACCTCGTGCAAGAGCTAGCGCCGGGGGTCTCCCTAGCGGATTGGGTGGCTCGGGGCTGGCGTACCGATGAAGCTGGGGTGAAAGACATGGCTAAGCAACTTCTCGATATTTTGAACTACCTGCACTGGCTGACGCCACCGGTGGTGCATCGAGATATCAAACCCCGTAATGTACTGCGCTGTGACGATGGTCGTCTGTATCTTGTGGACTTTGGTGCAGTGCAAGCCGTCTACGGCAACAAGCTCACCCACGGTGGCACCTTTGTGGGCACCTATGGCTATATGCCTCCGGAGCAATTTCGCGGCAAGGCCTACTTCGCCTCCGATCTCTACGCCCTGGGGGCAACCCTGATGTTTGTGCTCACGGGGCGATCGCCTGCGGATTTACCCCAGCGCCGCATGACGATTGACGTGCGCGACTGCGTCCATGTCTCCCCTGGCTTCACCCATTGGCTGGAGAAAATCCTAGAGCCAGCCGTGGAAGACCGGTTTCACTCTGCCCAGGAAGCCCTGACGGCCCTGCACCTGCCTGCTCCCAAGGCGATCGAGGTGGTGCCCCGCACGCTGCGCCCGGTTGGCAGTCGTCTAGCGATCGCCCGTCAGCCTGATCGCCTCGATATTCAGATTCCGCCACCCCGACTGAAAACAGCGATCGCCCCCGTCTTAATCATCACGGGGCTGCTGCTGGCGATCGCCCTCAGTCTAGATTTTTACCTCGGCGCTATCTTACTGCTGCTGCTGCCCTTGTGGATTCTCGCCGCAGGGCCCAACAGTCGTCGCACGCTGACCCTCACCCGCGAGGCCTTTACTCGGGAATGGCAAGGCTTTGGGCTGAACGGGCGTTATATTGGCAGTTGCGATCGCTTAATCGATGATTCGGCTAGTTCCCATTCCTTATCGCTGCCAGCGGCATTGCTGGGTACCCCTTTCCAGCAGCGGCTATGGCTGTTGGGACTCACCGCCGCCGAACAGCAGTGGCTAGCGGCGGAAGTTAAGGCGTTTGTTCGGGATTTGGGCTAA
- a CDS encoding serine/threonine-protein kinase, translating to MKALHQPGDVVSDRYQIVQELGHGSSGTTYEAKDLTTHQSVALKVVSLLATTDWKVLELFEREAQVLANLDHPQIPNYIDYFNVDSASDRMFYLAQELAVGPSLQARVEQGWIATEEEARQIAAQVLDVLCYLHQRVPPVIHRDIKPANLISRKDGSIMVVDFGAVRHVYRNTLTMGMTFVGTAGYMPPEQFQGRVRPASDLYSLGATLVFILSGRSPDRIPQARMRLNVQPYVTVSPPFLRWLEHLLEPALEDRISTAAEALDQLQQVDAPKPRVPATLNYHPSLDALEQRPPSANIVQYERSPHRIYVRIPPARFRSGTWFSILFWSVLGGLPLLGALTSIVGAFFSMIVSGPSGILPFFFSWLFLLNPFTLISAAMLLILCTHETQLEIDHQTFNLKFSCAGYTYRHLMGETRRLRGVVRRHAYCTLLYGVIPYYFGGSLHPEQQDWLVGQLADFVQQANNPDATSR from the coding sequence ATGAAAGCGCTTCATCAACCGGGTGATGTGGTTAGCGATCGCTACCAAATCGTGCAAGAACTGGGGCATGGTAGCAGTGGCACAACCTACGAAGCGAAGGATCTCACGACCCATCAATCGGTGGCGCTGAAGGTGGTGTCGTTGCTGGCGACCACGGACTGGAAAGTGCTGGAACTCTTTGAGCGAGAAGCTCAGGTGTTAGCCAATCTTGACCATCCGCAGATTCCTAACTATATCGACTACTTTAATGTCGATTCGGCGAGCGATCGCATGTTTTATCTAGCCCAAGAACTCGCTGTGGGTCCTTCTCTCCAAGCAAGGGTGGAGCAGGGATGGATAGCTACGGAGGAGGAAGCCAGGCAGATTGCAGCTCAGGTTCTAGATGTGCTGTGTTACTTACATCAGCGGGTGCCGCCGGTCATCCACCGCGATATTAAACCCGCCAACCTCATCAGCCGCAAGGATGGCAGTATCATGGTGGTTGACTTTGGGGCCGTCCGCCACGTTTATCGCAACACCCTGACCATGGGCATGACTTTTGTGGGTACAGCGGGCTATATGCCCCCGGAGCAATTTCAAGGACGGGTGCGCCCTGCTTCTGATCTCTACAGTTTAGGAGCCACGCTAGTGTTTATCCTCTCGGGGCGATCGCCCGATCGCATCCCTCAAGCCCGCATGAGGCTAAACGTTCAGCCCTACGTGACGGTCTCGCCGCCCTTCCTGCGCTGGCTAGAACATCTGCTGGAACCGGCCCTAGAAGATCGCATCTCCACCGCTGCCGAGGCCTTAGACCAACTCCAGCAGGTCGATGCTCCCAAGCCTCGGGTGCCGGCTACCCTCAACTATCATCCATCCCTGGATGCCCTAGAGCAGCGTCCTCCCTCTGCCAACATCGTTCAGTATGAGCGATCGCCCCATCGCATCTATGTACGCATTCCCCCGGCACGATTTCGTTCCGGAACCTGGTTTAGCATTCTATTTTGGTCCGTCTTGGGCGGTCTGCCGCTGTTAGGAGCCCTGACCTCTATTGTTGGTGCTTTTTTTTCCATGATCGTCAGTGGGCCATCCGGCATTTTGCCCTTCTTCTTTAGCTGGCTTTTTCTCCTCAATCCATTTACCCTGATCAGCGCGGCCATGCTGTTGATCCTATGCACCCATGAAACCCAGCTAGAGATTGACCACCAGACCTTTAATCTCAAGTTTTCCTGTGCTGGATACACCTACCGACACTTGATGGGAGAAACCCGTCGCCTCCGGGGTGTTGTTCGCCGCCATGCTTACTGCACCCTGCTCTATGGGGTGATTCCTTACTACTTTGGTGGCTCTCTGCACCCTGAGCAGCAAGACTGGCTCGTTGGCCAGCTTGCCGATTTTGTGCAGCAGGCCAACAACCCCGACGCTACGTCTCGATAG